GTTCTGCTTCGTCTTCGCGGAGACGGGCACCATGATGGTGTCGCCGCCCCACTCTTCCGGGACCAGTTCGTGGCTGGCCAGGTCCTTCTTCACGCGGTCCAGGTTCGCGCCCGGCACGTCCACCTTGTTGATGGCGACGACGATGGGCACTTCGGCCTGCTTGGCGTGCTTGATGGCCTCGATGGTCTGGGGCATCACGCCGTCGTCCGCGGCCACCACGAGCACCACGATGTCCGTCACGTTGGCGCCACGGGCGCGCATGGACGTGAAGGCTTCGTGACCCGGCGTGTCCAGGAACGTGACGTCGCCGCGCGCCGTCGTGACGCTGTACGCGCCGATGTGCTGGGTGATGCCGCCCGCCTCGCCCGCGGCCACGCTGGCCTGGCGGATGGCGTCGAGCAGGGACGTCTTGCCGTGGTCGACGTGGCCCATGATGGTGATGACCGGCGGACGGGGACGCTCGTCCTCCACCTTGGTCGCGACCTCCGGCAGGTAGTCCTCCACCTCGAAGCCCACGCGCTCCACCTTCCAGTGGTAGTCGGTGGCGATGAGCTCCGCGGTGTCCGCGTCCAGGATGGAGTTCGCGGTGGACATCTTCTGCATGGCCATCAGCTTCTTGATGAGCTCCGTGGTGCGCACACCCATGCGCTGGCCCAGGTCGGACACGCTGATGCCCTCCTGGAGCTTGATGACCTTCTTGTCCTCGGCCATCTGGGTGATCTGCGTCTTGGCGCCCTTCTTGGTCGGCTTGCGCTTCTTGCCGCGGATCGGAATCGCGATCCGGCCCCAGACCATGTCGGACAGTTCCTGCTTCGACACGGTGGTCGTCTCAGGGCCTCCCGTGCGCTTGCGCTGGCCACGCTCCTTGCTCTTGGAGACGTCCACCAGCTCACGGCCGCGACCCAGGTGATCCGGGACGACCTTGTACTCGCGCTTCTCGGTGCCGAGCGCCGTGCGGCCCGGGGCCATGGGGTACTGCTTGGCCTGGGTCGTGGTCGGCGTGACGCGGCGGACCTGGATGAGCGGGCGCGAGATGACCACGGCCTGGGTGGCCGTGGGGCGCGCCTGGGCGCCCGGCGTGGGCGCGACCTGGGCGTGCGGCACGCCGCCCACCATGATGGTCGGACCGCTGGGCTGCACGGGGGCCCCCGCGGCGCCCGGAGGCGGCGAGGACGGACGCACCGGACCCGTCTGGCCCGGACGCGCCTGCATGGGCGCTCCCGGACGGCTCTGCATGGGCGGCCCACCCGGGCGACCCTGCATGGGCGCACCAGGACGGCTGCCAGGCCCCCCCGGCCCTCCGGGACGACCGCCAGGTCCACCGGGGCCTCCGGGGCGACTGCCCGGGGGGCCACCAGGGCGCCCACCCGTCGAGCCCGGGCGCTGCACGTAACCGGGACCACGGGAGATGACCGTCGCGGACGTCGACGTAGAAGGCGTCCGTGCGGTGGGCGGAACCGGCGAGCGCGTAGGGGGGTTGGGCAAGTGGGTGCTCTCCTGAGCAGGGGTGCGCGGTGTCGCCGGAGCCTGGGTCGGCGCGGCGGCCCGCGGCGTCTCCACCACGGCCGCGGTCGGCGGAGTGGAAGGCGGCGTCACGGGCGGGGTTGCGGAAACGGGCGGCGTCGCCGGGGTCTCGGGGGCGGACGGCGCCTCCGGAGCGGCGGGGGTGGCGGCGGTCTCGGGGGACGCGGCCGTCACGGCGGGCGCCTCCGGAGCGACGTTCGCCTGGGGGGCCTGCTCCACTGCGTCGGGAGCGGTCTCCACGGCGGGGGCCTGGTAGGCCTCCGGCTGCTCGGACGAAGCGGACTGCTCGTACGAGGTGTCGGGGTTGTCGTACCCCTGGTCGTTCGACTGGGCGTAGCTGTCCTGGGCCTCCGTGTTGGAGGCACCCGCGGGCGGACCCACCCGACGGCGCACCACGAACCCCTTGGCGGCGACGGGCGCGGCGGCCTGCTTCGGCTTGCGCTTGTCCAGGATCTTCTGGACCGCGGCGGTGGCCTGGTCGTCATCCAGCGAGGACGAGTGGCTCTTGACGTCGTAACCCAGCCCGGCGAGCTCGGTCACGACCTCCTTGTTGTCGAGCTCAATCCCGTGGCTCTTGAGCTCCTTGGCGATTTCGTGAACGCGCTTCTTCGACATACCTTGATTGGCCTTCTGCTCCGCCAGCGACGAGGCCGAGCACCCTAGTCCAAAGCCGAAATTGTGTGCGAGTGGTGCTTAACAGCCGCCCCCCCGCAACCTCTCCACCCACCCGCCCTCACTCCCAAGCCTGTCCGAGCTGCGACGGGTCAACCTGCCCCGCCTTGCCTCGGAAGGCCCTGCCCAGCGCCTTACGCTTGAGCGCTGCCGTCAAACAACCGGCACCGCACAGGTACGCCCCCCGCCCCGGCAGCCTTCGCTGCCTGTCCGCCACCACGCCGCCCTGGGGACCTACCACGAACCGGGTGAGTTCCGCCTGTGCCTTGCGCGAACCGCACCCGACGCAGGTCCTGACCGGACCTGACGTCGTGATTTCAATCGGATGTGTCCCAAGCCGTTTCGTTGCGCGGCGCATCTCCCCGTCCCCCTCCAGCTTACGGTGCCTTGGCCGCTTCCGCGCCCTCCGAGCCGCCGGCCGACGCCAGCAGGCTCCTCTCCGCGTTCAGTTCCGCGCGGAGCTTGGCCTCTTCCACAAGGTAGTTCTCCGCGGCGCTCTTGAGCTGGCGGGCCTTCTTGATGCCCACCCCTGGCACGTCACCCAGGCGGGTGAGGTCCTTCTCGTTCGCGATGTCCTCCACCGTGCGGTAGCCGGCGAGGATGAGCTGCTCGATGGTCTTCTCGCCAACGCCGCGCACGCGCGCCATGCGCTCCGGCTGGGACAGCTCGTCCGGGTGGCGGCGGGCCTCGGCCAGGCGGGCCTGCTCGCGCTCGTGGTCCATGCGCGACAGCTCCTGCTGGTCCTCCACCATGCGCTTGCGCGCCTCCTCCTGCATGGAGGGGATGCGGGCGGGGTCGATGCCGGGGATCTGCGCCAGCATCTCCGCGTTCGCGTCCGCCACGTCCCGCGCCTGCCGGAAGCCGTGGGCGTAGAGCGTCTCCACCAGCATCTCGTTGACGCCCGGCAGCGCGCCCAGCGAGCGGCTCGCGAACTCGCGCATCTCCCGCACGCGGCTCTCGCTGTTGATGTCCAGCTTCCAGCCGGTCAGCTGGGCGGCCAGGCGCACGTTCTGCCCGCGCCGACCGATGGCGAGCGACAGCTGGTCGTCCGGGACGATGAGCTCCATGGCGTGGTTCGCCTCGTCGATGATGACGCGGCTGACCTCCGCGGGGGCCAGGGCCGAGCACACGAAGCGGGCCGGATCCTCGTCGTAGGGGACGATGTCGATCTTCTCCCCGCGAAGCTCCTGCACCACCGCCTGCACGCGGCTGCCCTTCATGCCGACGCACGCGCCCACCGGGTCCACGTCCGAGTCACGGCTGGACACGGCGATCTTCGCGCGGCCACCGGGCTCGCGGGCCGCCGCCTCGATGACGACGATGCCTTCGGCGATCTCCGGCACCTCCATCTCGAAGAGCTTGGTGAGCAGGTTCACGGACGCGCGCGACAGGACGATCTGCGGGCCCTTGGACTCGCGCAGCACGTCCAGCACGTAGGCCTGGACGCGGTCGCCCGGGCGGTAGGTCTCACGCGGGACCTGCTCGCGCACGGGCAGCACGGCTTCCGCGCGGCCCAGGTCCACCACGATGTTGCCGCGCTCGAACCGGCGGGCGATGCCGGTGACGATCTCGTTCTTGCGGTCGCGGTACTCGTTGAAGACGTTCTCGCGCTCGGCGTCCCGCGTGCGCTGCAGGATGACCTGCTTGGCCGTCTGGGCCGCGATGCGGCCGAAGCCGCGGCGGAAGGTCTTCAGCCGGAGGATGTCCCCGTACTGGTCGTCCTGGGCCTTGGCCTCCGCGGCGTCCTCGTCACGGTAGAAGATCTGGAAGACGAGCTCGTCGTCGGCTTCCACTTCCATGCCCTTCTTGTGGGCCTCTTCCATGGCGATCTGGTTGACCGCCTGGATGGGGTCGACGATCTGGTCGACGACGGTGATGGCCTGGAACAGCTCCACCACGCCCTTGTCCGGGTCGTACTTGGCCTCGAGGTTGCGTTCCTGGCCAAAGTGCTTCTTGGCCGCGGTCTTCATCGCGTCCTCGAGGGTCGCGATGAGCACAGCCCGCTCGATGCCCTTGTCCTTGGCGACCTGGTCCAGAACGAGGTTGAGGTTGACGGCCGGGTTGGCTGGGGTTGCCATGACGTTCTCCTAAAATGGGTCCACGGGCGGCCCTGGCGCGATCAGGGTCCCCTGTATGTCGACGACTAGAACTCGAACTCCAGATTGGCCTTGGCGATGTCCTTGAAGGGGATGCGGAAGTTGCCGCCCCCTTCCACGTCCACGGAAATGGCGTCGGCCGCCACGTCGGTGAGCGTTCCGGCGAAGTTCTTTCGCGGAGGATCGCCCAACGGACCGAAGGTCTTCACCTTGACCTTCTGTCCCTTCACCCGCTCGAAGTGCACCGGCTTCTTCAACGGCCGGTTCACGCCGGGGCTGGAAACCTCCAGGCTGTATTCCTGGGGGATGAAGTCCTCCACGTCGAGCACCGGATCCACGGCGCGCGACACCTGGGAGCACTCCTCCAGACCCACCCGGCCACCTGGCTTGTCGATGAACAGCCGCAACACCCAGCCCTCACGCTCGCGGACGTACTCCAGGTCCACCAGCTCCAGGCCTTCGTTCGCCACGATGGGGTCGAGCAGCGTCGCCGCCTGTTCCTCCACCGTCTGTTTGATGTTCTTCGACTCCATACCGGGATGCAGGTCTCCAAAAACGCGAAAAGCGGGCACGGCGGCCCACTTTTCGATGTCGTGCGTCGAAAA
The Corallococcus soli DNA segment above includes these coding regions:
- the infB gene encoding translation initiation factor IF-2, with protein sequence METAPDAVEQAPQANVAPEAPAVTAASPETAATPAAPEAPSAPETPATPPVSATPPVTPPSTPPTAAVVETPRAAAPTQAPATPRTPAQESTHLPNPPTRSPVPPTARTPSTSTSATVISRGPGYVQRPGSTGGRPGGPPGSRPGGPGGPGGRPGGPGGPGSRPGAPMQGRPGGPPMQSRPGAPMQARPGQTGPVRPSSPPPGAAGAPVQPSGPTIMVGGVPHAQVAPTPGAQARPTATQAVVISRPLIQVRRVTPTTTQAKQYPMAPGRTALGTEKREYKVVPDHLGRGRELVDVSKSKERGQRKRTGGPETTTVSKQELSDMVWGRIAIPIRGKKRKPTKKGAKTQITQMAEDKKVIKLQEGISVSDLGQRMGVRTTELIKKLMAMQKMSTANSILDADTAELIATDYHWKVERVGFEVEDYLPEVATKVEDERPRPPVITIMGHVDHGKTSLLDAIRQASVAAGEAGGITQHIGAYSVTTARGDVTFLDTPGHEAFTSMRARGANVTDIVVLVVAADDGVMPQTIEAIKHAKQAEVPIVVAINKVDVPGANLDRVKKDLASHELVPEEWGGDTIMVPVSAKTKQNLDLLLENLALQAEVLELTANPSRPSVGAIVEAKLDRGRGPVATVLVQEGTLKLGDAIVTGTHYGRVRAMNNSRGESVKEVKPGYCAEVIGLSGVPTAGDAINVVADEKAAKQIADHRGMKERQQELGKVSRESLEQLFAKTKAGGGPKELRVVIKADVQGSAEAVRQAVEKLTTHKVRVVIIDAGVGAVTETDVMRAAASKGVVLAFNVKPESGAEAAAKVQQVSLQSYSIIYELIDGVRLEMENLLEPIRTERKLGRAEVRNTFNVPKLGTIAGAAVLDGVIKRGSFVRLMRENKQLFSGKMASLRRFKDDVKEVAQGFECGIGIENFNDLKAGDIIEAYEIEETRQSLS
- a CDS encoding YlxR family protein gives rise to the protein MRRATKRLGTHPIEITTSGPVRTCVGCGSRKAQAELTRFVVGPQGGVVADRQRRLPGRGAYLCGAGCLTAALKRKALGRAFRGKAGQVDPSQLGQAWE
- the nusA gene encoding transcription termination factor NusA, translated to MATPANPAVNLNLVLDQVAKDKGIERAVLIATLEDAMKTAAKKHFGQERNLEAKYDPDKGVVELFQAITVVDQIVDPIQAVNQIAMEEAHKKGMEVEADDELVFQIFYRDEDAAEAKAQDDQYGDILRLKTFRRGFGRIAAQTAKQVILQRTRDAERENVFNEYRDRKNEIVTGIARRFERGNIVVDLGRAEAVLPVREQVPRETYRPGDRVQAYVLDVLRESKGPQIVLSRASVNLLTKLFEMEVPEIAEGIVVIEAAAREPGGRAKIAVSSRDSDVDPVGACVGMKGSRVQAVVQELRGEKIDIVPYDEDPARFVCSALAPAEVSRVIIDEANHAMELIVPDDQLSLAIGRRGQNVRLAAQLTGWKLDINSESRVREMREFASRSLGALPGVNEMLVETLYAHGFRQARDVADANAEMLAQIPGIDPARIPSMQEEARKRMVEDQQELSRMDHEREQARLAEARRHPDELSQPERMARVRGVGEKTIEQLILAGYRTVEDIANEKDLTRLGDVPGVGIKKARQLKSAAENYLVEEAKLRAELNAERSLLASAGGSEGAEAAKAP
- the rimP gene encoding ribosome maturation factor RimP; translated protein: MESKNIKQTVEEQAATLLDPIVANEGLELVDLEYVREREGWVLRLFIDKPGGRVGLEECSQVSRAVDPVLDVEDFIPQEYSLEVSSPGVNRPLKKPVHFERVKGQKVKVKTFGPLGDPPRKNFAGTLTDVAADAISVDVEGGGNFRIPFKDIAKANLEFEF